The following proteins come from a genomic window of Phnomibacter ginsenosidimutans:
- a CDS encoding mandelate racemase/muconate lactonizing enzyme family protein, with protein sequence MRITAIDIYRYSIRMEPFTIATGTMTFAQNMLLYIHTSEGLTGVGECSAFPMIAGETQSTCFVLAKDFANIWMGKDARDIAGRMQELDYYIAGNHTAKSAFDMALYDLAAKAANMPLYQYLGGSYREIESDLTIGIGTAEAMAAKAVDYVQRMKANVLKIKLGKNPAEDIQRMQAIRLAVGPHIGLRIDANQGWDFEAAVFALTGMEELNVQFCEQPMPKLLDDKMPSLRRISKIKIMADESVFSHHDAERLIRNNACDYINIKLSKAGGIHEALRIHDVCQRGNIPNMLGGMLESRLAVSAKAHLALACPNIQFFDLDTSLMGHLEDPVLGGVQYNGMVISTPQTPGIGADVDPAFLQQCEKVRVES encoded by the coding sequence ATGCGTATTACTGCCATTGATATTTACCGCTATTCCATTCGCATGGAGCCGTTTACCATTGCTACCGGCACCATGACTTTTGCGCAAAACATGCTGCTGTACATCCACACCAGCGAAGGCCTCACAGGTGTGGGCGAATGCTCTGCCTTTCCCATGATAGCCGGCGAAACGCAAAGCACCTGTTTTGTGCTGGCCAAAGATTTTGCCAACATCTGGATGGGAAAAGATGCCCGTGATATTGCGGGTCGTATGCAGGAGCTCGACTACTATATTGCCGGCAACCATACGGCCAAGAGTGCTTTCGACATGGCACTGTACGACCTTGCCGCCAAAGCAGCGAACATGCCGCTGTATCAATACCTCGGTGGCAGTTACCGTGAAATAGAAAGTGACCTCACCATTGGCATTGGCACAGCCGAAGCCATGGCTGCCAAAGCGGTAGACTACGTGCAACGCATGAAGGCCAATGTGCTGAAAATAAAACTCGGTAAAAATCCTGCGGAAGATATTCAACGCATGCAGGCCATTCGTCTGGCAGTAGGCCCGCATATCGGACTACGGATTGATGCCAACCAGGGCTGGGATTTTGAAGCGGCCGTTTTTGCCCTCACCGGCATGGAAGAATTGAACGTGCAGTTTTGTGAACAGCCCATGCCCAAATTGCTCGACGACAAAATGCCATCGCTGCGGCGCATCAGCAAGATTAAAATTATGGCCGATGAAAGTGTGTTCTCGCATCACGATGCAGAACGCCTCATCCGCAACAATGCCTGCGATTATATCAACATCAAACTGAGCAAGGCCGGTGGCATACACGAAGCGCTGCGCATTCACGACGTATGCCAGCGGGGCAATATCCCGAATATGCTGGGCGGTATGCTCGAAAGCCGGCTGGCTGTTTCGGCCAAAGCGCATTTGGCCCTCGCCTGCCCCAACATTCAATTCTTTGATTTGGACACCAGCCTGATGGGCCACCTGGAAGACCCCGTGCTGGGCGGTGTGCAATACAACGGCATGGTCATCAGTACTCCGCAAACACCCGGCATTGGCGCCGATGTAGACCCGGCATTTTTGCAGCAATGCGAAAAGGTTAGAGTGGAGAGTTGA
- a CDS encoding amidohydrolase: protein MLQKLSTICLLAVMAIACSQSPKADLVIQHADVYTVDSARSKAQSVAVKDGRIVFVGSDADVAAWIGSNTEVLDAKGAFLMPGFIEGHGHIHNLGDFLRDINLMHVSGYDEIVAKVAAAAAKAKPGEWIVGRGWHQEKWTNKPTEQYLGYPYHDALSKVSPNNPVILTHASGHSLYVNAKALALAGITSATPNPTGGDIVKDPSGRLVGVLEETAMGLVRKVYGDYVNQQTEAERKAKWWAGMELAEADCLKKGITSFVDAGSSFEQIRWMKEMAQQNKLQLRHWMMIRDGNASLRANADVFPIINEGNGHLTMNAIKVSLDGALGSYGAWLLESYSDRKNFTGQNTFNMDSLKAIADFAWQKNIQLCVHAIGDKANRETVNIFAEQIQKDKSKDHRWRVEHAQHVHPSEIGRFKEWNIIASMQGIHCTSDAPFVPKRLGEERSRTGAYMWKAFMQAGVLVNNGTDVPVEDADPIPNFFASVTRQLKDGSTFYPEQKMSREEAIYSYTMANAKAQFEEKDKGSIEVGKYADFVLLSNNLLSCSDSAILQTKVLKTIVGGKVLFGK, encoded by the coding sequence ATGTTGCAGAAGCTCTCCACCATTTGTTTGCTGGCAGTAATGGCCATTGCCTGTAGCCAATCGCCCAAGGCCGACCTGGTCATTCAACACGCCGATGTATACACCGTAGACAGTGCCCGCAGCAAAGCGCAGTCCGTAGCGGTAAAAGACGGCCGCATTGTGTTTGTAGGCAGCGATGCGGATGTGGCCGCATGGATTGGCAGCAACACGGAAGTGCTAGATGCCAAAGGTGCTTTTTTGATGCCCGGTTTTATTGAAGGACATGGACACATTCACAACCTCGGCGATTTTTTGCGTGACATCAATTTGATGCACGTGAGTGGCTATGATGAAATAGTAGCCAAGGTGGCAGCAGCCGCTGCCAAAGCCAAGCCCGGCGAATGGATTGTGGGCCGCGGCTGGCATCAGGAAAAATGGACTAACAAACCTACCGAGCAATACCTCGGTTATCCTTACCACGATGCATTGAGCAAGGTATCGCCCAACAATCCGGTGATTCTGACGCATGCCAGTGGTCATTCTTTGTACGTCAATGCAAAAGCGTTAGCGCTGGCGGGTATCACTTCAGCCACGCCCAATCCAACGGGTGGCGATATTGTAAAAGATCCTTCGGGTCGCCTGGTAGGTGTGCTTGAAGAAACAGCCATGGGCCTGGTGCGCAAAGTGTATGGCGATTATGTAAACCAACAAACTGAAGCCGAACGCAAAGCCAAGTGGTGGGCAGGTATGGAGTTGGCTGAAGCTGATTGTTTGAAGAAGGGCATCACTTCTTTTGTAGATGCCGGTTCATCGTTTGAGCAAATCCGCTGGATGAAAGAGATGGCACAGCAAAACAAACTGCAACTGCGCCACTGGATGATGATTCGGGATGGCAACGCTTCTTTGCGGGCCAATGCTGATGTGTTTCCCATCATCAACGAAGGCAATGGACACCTGACGATGAATGCGATTAAAGTTTCGCTGGATGGTGCCTTGGGCAGCTATGGTGCCTGGTTGCTGGAATCGTACAGCGACCGCAAAAACTTCACGGGACAAAACACGTTCAACATGGACTCACTGAAAGCCATTGCTGATTTTGCGTGGCAGAAAAACATCCAGTTGTGTGTGCATGCCATTGGCGACAAAGCCAACCGCGAAACGGTCAACATTTTTGCGGAGCAAATTCAGAAAGACAAAAGCAAAGACCACCGTTGGCGGGTAGAGCATGCACAGCATGTACACCCCAGCGAAATTGGCCGCTTCAAAGAATGGAACATCATTGCCAGCATGCAGGGCATCCATTGCACCAGCGATGCACCATTTGTGCCCAAGCGATTGGGTGAAGAACGTAGCCGCACCGGTGCGTATATGTGGAAGGCTTTTATGCAAGCAGGCGTGTTGGTGAACAATGGCACCGATGTGCCTGTGGAAGATGCCGATCCTATTCCCAACTTTTTTGCCAGTGTTACCCGCCAGTTGAAAGATGGCAGCACGTTTTATCCCGAGCAAAAAATGAGCCGCGAAGAAGCCATCTACAGCTACACCATGGCTAATGCCAAAGCACAGTTTGAAGAGAAAGACAAGGGCAGCATTGAAGTGGGCAAGTATGCTGATTTTGTATTGCTCAGCAACAACTTGCTTAGTTGCAGCGATAGTGCCATTTTGCAAACCAAAGTGCTCAAAACCATTGTGGGTGGCAAAGTGCTGTTTGGCAAATAA
- a CDS encoding DUF1905 domain-containing protein yields the protein MKTQVTFTAVLQRFQQMGEKTGWTYIVVPEAISLQLHSTDRKGYRVKGFLNEVPIAQVALMPMGEGGFDFARECGHAQTTATTSWRHYSSAVE from the coding sequence ATGAAAACTCAAGTCACTTTTACTGCAGTGTTGCAGCGCTTTCAGCAAATGGGCGAAAAGACTGGCTGGACCTACATTGTAGTGCCAGAAGCAATTTCATTGCAACTACATAGCACCGATCGCAAAGGCTATCGGGTGAAAGGCTTTCTCAATGAAGTACCTATTGCACAAGTGGCCCTCATGCCCATGGGCGAAGGGGGATTTGATTTTGCCCGTGAATGCGGCCATGCGCAAACAACTGCAACAACCAGTTGGCGCCACTATTCAAGTGCGGTTGAGTAA
- a CDS encoding T9SS type A sorting domain-containing protein, producing MRKWLTLLCFLGMHNMLLAQWDNDPTTASTRVVTNAANQSKPYVIPDGVGGTIVVWEDYRHGTSPDIYYDLIDVNGVPDWSLGGTYAGKKLCSTTKARSINRVISDGDGGFFIVFDEINGAYYDVLAQKVSNTGAVLWGANGVVVSNAANDQYEADLAPDGVGGIFVTWLDLRNDPSNADASQTYAQRILSNGTAAWTANGIQVNANVSKPMGIIADNLGGAIIAMMDARNSAINGNGAFTNWDIYAQRLNSSGALQWGTGTVICNQTSNQFRETIRPGGSMVSDNVGGAIISWSDYRNDANNGLSFPYRADFYAQRVNNSGIVQWAANGVSICNTTGADLYNTLMVPDGAGGVLAAWYDLRNSPLGAIYVQRLTPAGATQYASNGIAVVSGQSHIINYGLSEDGVGNAIIAYDTQNDRIFGYRFLVATGLPVSGGSVAICNRSSVSVNPGVAADANGDIYIAWEDYRNNLAESDVYAYKLPSSALLPLRLLSFGGQITSSNTHRLQWQYTGAEDVRRFELQHSTNGRDFTTLASINNTQREGQLQYVVTQPHANAYYQLAWQNAQGQWQYSAILQLQQQQPTAMRIYPNPVQQQLQVSLLANNTADATIRIRAANGQLLLQEKRSLLQGRQVLSVDVAALPAGQYFAEVWLQQQRTVLPFTKQ from the coding sequence ATGAGAAAATGGCTGACTTTATTATGCTTTTTGGGCATGCACAACATGCTGCTGGCACAGTGGGACAATGATCCCACCACGGCATCTACACGGGTGGTAACCAATGCTGCCAATCAAAGCAAACCCTATGTAATACCCGATGGTGTTGGTGGCACCATTGTCGTGTGGGAAGATTACCGCCACGGCACTTCTCCCGACATCTATTATGATTTGATTGATGTGAACGGCGTTCCCGATTGGTCTTTGGGTGGCACATATGCCGGCAAAAAGCTTTGCAGTACCACCAAGGCCCGGAGCATCAACCGCGTCATTAGCGATGGTGATGGCGGTTTCTTTATTGTATTCGACGAAATAAACGGTGCCTACTACGATGTGCTGGCGCAAAAAGTAAGCAATACCGGCGCTGTACTGTGGGGTGCCAACGGCGTGGTGGTGAGCAATGCTGCCAACGACCAATACGAAGCCGATCTGGCGCCGGATGGTGTGGGTGGCATTTTTGTAACCTGGCTCGATTTGCGCAACGATCCCTCCAATGCCGATGCCAGCCAAACCTATGCCCAACGCATCTTGAGTAATGGTACAGCCGCCTGGACCGCCAACGGCATTCAGGTAAATGCCAACGTATCAAAGCCCATGGGCATTATTGCTGATAATTTGGGTGGCGCCATCATTGCCATGATGGATGCCCGCAACAGTGCCATCAATGGAAACGGCGCTTTCACCAACTGGGATATTTATGCGCAACGCCTCAACAGCAGCGGTGCTTTGCAGTGGGGAACAGGAACGGTTATTTGCAATCAAACCAGTAATCAGTTTCGGGAAACCATACGCCCCGGCGGTTCCATGGTTAGCGACAATGTGGGTGGTGCCATTATCAGCTGGAGCGATTATCGCAATGATGCCAACAACGGCTTGAGCTTTCCCTACCGGGCAGATTTTTATGCGCAGCGGGTCAATAACAGCGGCATAGTGCAGTGGGCTGCCAACGGGGTGTCCATATGTAACACTACCGGTGCCGATTTGTACAATACACTCATGGTACCAGATGGTGCCGGCGGTGTTTTAGCTGCCTGGTACGACCTGCGCAATTCACCCCTCGGCGCCATTTATGTGCAACGCCTTACCCCTGCCGGTGCTACGCAATATGCCAGCAATGGCATTGCAGTGGTGAGTGGTCAATCGCACATCATCAACTATGGTTTGTCGGAAGATGGCGTAGGCAATGCCATCATTGCCTACGATACCCAAAACGACCGCATATTCGGGTATCGTTTTTTGGTGGCCACTGGCTTGCCGGTGAGTGGTGGCAGTGTAGCCATTTGCAACCGCAGCAGCGTTTCAGTTAACCCCGGAGTGGCAGCCGATGCCAATGGCGATATTTACATTGCCTGGGAAGATTACCGCAATAATCTTGCAGAATCTGATGTGTATGCCTACAAATTGCCGAGCAGTGCATTATTGCCATTGCGCCTCCTATCGTTTGGCGGACAAATTACCAGCAGCAATACGCACAGGTTACAGTGGCAATACACAGGTGCCGAAGATGTACGTCGCTTTGAATTGCAGCACAGCACGAATGGACGAGATTTTACAACTTTGGCCAGCATCAACAATACACAGCGGGAAGGCCAACTGCAATATGTAGTGACGCAGCCGCATGCAAATGCCTACTATCAACTAGCCTGGCAAAATGCGCAGGGCCAGTGGCAATACAGCGCCATTTTGCAGTTGCAACAACAGCAACCAACCGCCATGCGCATTTACCCCAATCCGGTACAGCAACAATTGCAAGTTTCTTTGTTGGCGAATAATACGGCAGATGCAACCATTCGCATACGAGCTGCCAATGGCCAACTGCTGCTGCAAGAAAAGCGTAGCCTGTTGCAGGGCCGTCAGGTGTTGAGTGTGGATGTAGCGGCATTGCCAGCTGGGCAATATTTTGCAGAAGTATGGCTGCAGCAACAACGCACCGTGTTGCCATTTACCAAACAATAA
- a CDS encoding YdeI/OmpD-associated family protein: protein MRKQLQQPVGATIQVRLSKDDTELTIAADLLACLEDEPEALAFFQSLAASHRKYFSKWIDDAKTDATRTKRLVQAVEGLKRKMDYGTMIRWGRERK, encoded by the coding sequence ATGCGCAAACAACTGCAACAACCAGTTGGCGCCACTATTCAAGTGCGGTTGAGTAAAGATGACACGGAGCTGACCATTGCCGCCGACCTGCTGGCCTGCCTCGAAGATGAGCCCGAAGCATTGGCCTTTTTTCAATCGCTGGCGGCTTCGCACCGCAAGTATTTCAGCAAGTGGATAGACGATGCCAAAACCGATGCCACCCGCACCAAACGCCTGGTACAAGCGGTGGAAGGACTGAAACGAAAAATGGATTATGGCACGATGATACGATGGGGAAGGGAGAGAAAATGA
- a CDS encoding cupin domain-containing protein, protein MHVSVSKALELLRHSGQLFTEVFRHGSMTAEIYKPQRVDFQQPHNRDEMYVVIAGHGEFYNGGNTVPFGPGDYLFVKAGVEHRFLNFSEDFCTWVFFYGPDGGEEEPPVF, encoded by the coding sequence ATGCACGTATCTGTTAGCAAGGCGCTGGAATTGCTCCGCCATTCAGGACAATTGTTTACCGAAGTATTTCGCCATGGCAGTATGACAGCTGAAATTTACAAACCACAGCGTGTCGACTTTCAACAACCGCACAACCGCGATGAAATGTATGTGGTGATTGCGGGCCACGGTGAATTTTACAATGGCGGAAACACTGTGCCATTCGGCCCCGGCGATTACCTGTTTGTAAAAGCCGGTGTGGAGCATCGTTTTCTCAACTTCAGCGAAGATTTTTGCACCTGGGTTTTCTTCTACGGCCCCGATGGTGGCGAAGAAGAACCACCCGTTTTTTAA
- a CDS encoding acyl-CoA thioesterase, with translation MNAKKVSDSINHMNELVLPNDTNTFGNLMGGRLMYWMDIAAAYCASKHCNTPVVTASVDNISFKNPIKLGHYVHIEAKVTRAFNTSMEIHLKVWGEDTLHQFKYESNEAYFTFVSLDPNDRPRTVPEVIPETEAEKELYDGALRRRQLRLILGGKMKPDDATELKALFNGKG, from the coding sequence ATGAACGCAAAAAAAGTATCTGACAGCATTAACCACATGAACGAACTGGTGTTGCCCAACGACACCAACACTTTTGGCAACCTCATGGGCGGCCGACTGATGTACTGGATGGACATTGCCGCCGCTTACTGCGCCAGCAAGCACTGCAATACTCCGGTTGTCACCGCTTCGGTCGATAATATTTCTTTCAAAAACCCCATCAAGCTGGGCCACTACGTACACATTGAAGCCAAGGTAACCCGGGCTTTCAATACCAGTATGGAAATACACCTGAAAGTGTGGGGCGAAGACACCCTGCACCAGTTTAAGTACGAGAGCAACGAAGCCTATTTCACCTTCGTATCCCTCGACCCCAACGACCGTCCCCGCACCGTGCCGGAGGTAATACCCGAAACGGAAGCAGAAAAAGAACTGTACGATGGTGCCCTGCGCCGCCGCCAACTGCGCCTCATCCTCGGTGGAAAAATGAAACCCGATGATGCTACCGAACTCAAAGCCTTGTTCAACGGCAAAGGATAA
- a CDS encoding DUF2971 domain-containing protein, producing MDLKNQELFLNKVLNEYREILNKYYPKLIVNTGYSGPQIHAKISSSFKDYNETPFYYKGPLKFVHWTSLSNLSSIINNNEIRLYNLINSEDQEEFSYAGQLLSLSERQINTIKDKYYTASFCRLENLEDNYLWKKYGRDFSGVAIVFSLTDNRDEWENIILSDVYYELDPTFKKLQEELKELISRYNNIPTLMNDIWRFAGYFKRQDFKPEKEVRLSYIFPFDYDSDYLRYVRKELKIDKGRNRIVSYIPLKLWTDPAASYFKTLDIPSLTTDSFTLSKSGLPQIKIEAIYIGD from the coding sequence ATGGATTTGAAAAATCAGGAATTGTTCCTAAATAAAGTGTTGAATGAATATCGAGAAATTTTGAATAAGTATTATCCAAAACTAATAGTTAACACTGGGTATTCTGGACCTCAAATCCATGCAAAAATCTCAAGCTCTTTCAAAGACTATAATGAGACTCCTTTTTACTATAAAGGGCCGCTTAAGTTTGTCCACTGGACAAGTTTAAGCAATCTTTCTTCTATTATAAATAACAATGAAATTAGGCTGTATAATCTCATTAATTCTGAAGATCAAGAAGAGTTCTCCTATGCTGGCCAATTATTATCTCTATCAGAAAGACAGATTAACACCATAAAAGACAAATATTACACTGCCTCATTTTGCAGATTAGAAAATCTGGAGGACAATTACCTATGGAAAAAATATGGTCGTGACTTCTCTGGTGTAGCAATTGTATTCTCACTAACTGATAACCGAGATGAATGGGAAAACATTATTCTTTCAGATGTTTACTATGAACTAGACCCAACTTTTAAAAAACTACAGGAAGAGTTAAAAGAACTCATTTCTAGGTATAACAATATACCAACTCTCATGAATGATATTTGGCGATTTGCAGGATACTTTAAACGCCAGGATTTCAAACCTGAAAAGGAAGTTCGACTATCCTACATATTCCCATTTGATTATGATTCCGATTATTTAAGATATGTAAGAAAAGAGTTGAAAATTGATAAGGGAAGAAATCGAATTGTTAGCTATATCCCTTTAAAACTATGGACTGATCCAGCTGCTTCTTATTTTAAGACCTTGGATATACCCTCTCTAACTACAGACTCATTTACTTTAAGCAAATCAGGTTTACCTCAAATAAAAATCGAAGCAATTTACATTGGAGATTAA
- a CDS encoding TonB-dependent receptor, translating to MLLFFCGPLLAQQASIAGKIMNEKAEPMAGVSVVVLGNTSGVTSNDSGRFVINVRSGRAIALVFSYAGYQTQQLRFLLNPGEQENIFVRMEPGRSELTPVEVTSKKDRREAGLVSINPKFITQNPSPITGVESMIKVLVGSNNELSSQYNVRGGSYDENLIYVNDFEVFKPYLIRNGQQEGLSFINPELVRNVNFYNGGFQARYGDKMSSVLDVQYKKPTAFKGSAYVGLLEQGLHAEGTAAKSKVTYLLGVRNRNLRNLLSAQETKGNYQPSSNDLQAVISYAPNKKWQLDMVGNLSSTRFDLEPQESQQTTSVFTSQFAANLGLDIFFTGKEVDKYNTRMLGLSATHQVNDKLKLKGMLSYFNNKEAENINIAGSYLFGERDFDKASSTFGLIANPLGAGVFLNYARNELDVQVLNATLKGSYDKGQHYWQFGHSVERNTITDALNEFEYQDSAGYSLPNNAGPLLVFRNLKGDATIEAWRMNGYVQDNIAFKKNNGLNLQAGLRYNYNNLNNELLLSPRVGVSYTPLQWKRDVIFKGSAGLYHQPPFYREMRRPDGSVNTDLKAQRSWQVSGGLDYAFKMMQRPFRLSAEAYYKNMWNVVTYDIDNVRLRYAGENNAKAYAYGVEGRLFGELVKDAESWLSVGFMKSMENIDGDFYHDYYNRNGELITANTQDQVATDSTRMDVGWLRRPTDRRINIGLFFSDYLTTNKNFRVHTQLLYGSNLPYNIPGSVRYRNALEIPSYFRVDMGFSYLLVGGDKSLRRSHDPFRNIESMLLSLEVFNLLDRANTISYALIKDFDNNSFAIPNRLTPRLVNIKLTVRW from the coding sequence TTGCTCCTGTTTTTTTGCGGGCCATTGCTGGCACAGCAAGCCAGTATTGCCGGCAAAATCATGAATGAAAAAGCAGAACCCATGGCTGGCGTTAGTGTGGTGGTACTGGGCAATACCAGCGGCGTTACCAGCAACGACAGTGGCCGCTTTGTCATCAATGTGCGTTCGGGTAGGGCCATTGCATTGGTATTTTCTTATGCAGGATATCAAACACAACAATTGCGTTTTTTGCTCAATCCCGGTGAGCAGGAAAACATTTTTGTACGCATGGAGCCCGGCCGTAGCGAACTGACGCCGGTAGAAGTGACCAGCAAAAAAGACCGTCGTGAAGCTGGTCTTGTCAGCATCAATCCAAAGTTCATTACGCAAAACCCATCGCCCATTACCGGCGTGGAAAGCATGATTAAGGTATTGGTGGGTAGCAACAACGAGCTGAGCAGCCAGTACAATGTACGTGGTGGCAGCTACGATGAAAACCTCATTTATGTAAATGATTTTGAGGTGTTCAAACCTTACCTCATTCGCAATGGCCAGCAGGAAGGATTGAGCTTCATCAATCCGGAATTGGTTCGCAATGTCAATTTCTACAACGGTGGTTTTCAGGCTCGCTATGGCGATAAAATGAGTAGTGTGCTGGATGTGCAATACAAAAAGCCAACGGCCTTCAAAGGCAGTGCCTACGTGGGTTTGCTGGAGCAGGGCCTGCATGCAGAAGGCACCGCTGCTAAAAGCAAAGTGACTTATCTGTTGGGCGTACGCAACCGCAACCTGCGCAACCTGCTGAGTGCTCAGGAAACCAAGGGCAATTACCAACCTTCGAGCAATGATCTGCAGGCTGTGATCAGCTATGCCCCCAATAAAAAATGGCAGCTCGACATGGTGGGCAACCTCAGCAGTACCCGCTTCGATTTGGAACCGCAGGAAAGCCAGCAAACGACCTCTGTATTTACGTCGCAGTTTGCCGCCAACCTCGGCCTCGATATTTTCTTTACCGGAAAAGAAGTAGACAAATACAATACCCGCATGTTAGGCCTCTCGGCTACGCATCAGGTAAATGACAAGTTGAAACTGAAAGGCATGCTCTCCTACTTCAACAACAAGGAAGCAGAGAACATCAACATTGCCGGCAGCTACCTTTTTGGTGAACGGGATTTCGACAAAGCCTCATCTACATTTGGACTCATTGCCAATCCGCTGGGTGCCGGTGTGTTTCTCAACTATGCCCGAAACGAGCTGGATGTACAAGTACTCAACGCTACGCTGAAAGGCAGCTACGACAAGGGCCAACACTACTGGCAGTTTGGCCACAGTGTGGAACGCAATACCATCACCGATGCGCTGAATGAATTTGAATACCAGGACAGCGCCGGTTATAGTTTGCCCAACAATGCCGGACCATTGCTGGTGTTTCGCAACCTCAAAGGCGACGCAACCATTGAAGCCTGGCGTATGAATGGTTATGTTCAAGACAACATTGCGTTTAAGAAAAACAATGGGCTGAATCTGCAAGCCGGCTTGCGTTACAATTACAACAACCTCAACAATGAGTTGCTACTCTCTCCACGGGTGGGCGTAAGCTACACACCGCTGCAGTGGAAGCGGGATGTGATTTTTAAAGGCAGTGCGGGCCTGTATCATCAGCCGCCGTTTTACCGCGAAATGCGCCGCCCCGATGGCAGTGTGAATACCGATTTGAAAGCACAACGTAGCTGGCAGGTTAGCGGTGGTTTGGATTATGCTTTCAAAATGATGCAACGCCCTTTCCGGCTGAGTGCAGAGGCGTACTACAAAAACATGTGGAATGTAGTGACCTACGATATTGATAACGTAAGGCTGCGTTATGCTGGCGAAAACAATGCCAAGGCATATGCCTATGGTGTGGAAGGTCGCTTGTTTGGCGAATTGGTAAAAGATGCGGAGAGCTGGCTGAGTGTGGGTTTCATGAAATCGATGGAAAACATTGATGGCGATTTTTACCACGACTATTACAACCGCAACGGCGAACTCATTACTGCCAATACACAAGACCAAGTTGCCACCGATAGCACCCGCATGGATGTAGGCTGGCTGCGCCGCCCTACTGACCGCCGCATTAACATCGGCTTATTTTTCAGCGATTACCTTACCACCAACAAAAACTTTCGGGTGCATACACAACTCTTGTATGGCAGCAATTTGCCGTACAATATTCCCGGTAGTGTACGCTACCGAAATGCGTTGGAAATTCCTTCTTATTTCAGGGTAGACATGGGATTTAGCTACCTGCTGGTGGGTGGCGATAAAAGCCTGCGCCGCAGCCACGATCCGTTCCGCAATATCGAAAGCATGTTGCTGAGTCTGGAAGTGTTTAACCTGCTCGACCGGGCCAACACCATCAGTTACGCCCTCATCAAAGACTTTGACAACAACAGCTTCGCCATCCCCAACCGCCTGACACCAAGATTGGTGAATATCAAACTCACGGTACGTTGGTAG